The following coding sequences lie in one Chelonia mydas isolate rCheMyd1 chromosome 6, rCheMyd1.pri.v2, whole genome shotgun sequence genomic window:
- the C6H16orf54 gene encoding transmembrane protein C16orf54 homolog: MLEPWRTEGDRREGPELGAADRRRCPRLCPPPPPLPPPSPPPAPPCAPCLAAMLALAGVAGLFAVLSALLGERLFRAARARGVPSVWRRGGALWIEPAAPPQPDGAPPAEAGELWIPRPTPGAEDWYRGPAGSTAALWDAEAPAWGAQPHVTLQDISDFFRRGGGGLGRGL; the protein is encoded by the exons ATGCTGGAGCCCTGGCGGACCGAAGGCGACCGAAGGGAGGGGCCTGAACTGGGAGCag ccgaTCGCCGACGATGCCCCcgtctctgccccccgccccccccgctcccgcccccttcgccgccccccgccccgccctgcgcCCCCTGCCTGGCGGCCATGCTGGCGCTGGCCGGGGTGGCCGGCCTCTTCGCGGTGCTCTCGGCCCTGCTGGGCGAGCGGCTCTTCCGGGCCGCCCGGGCCCGGGGGGTGCCCAGCGTGTGGCGCCGGGGCGGGGCGCTGTGGATCGAGCCGGCGGCCCCGCCCCAGCCGGACGGAGCCCCCCCGGCGGAGGCGGGCGAGCTGTGGATCCCGCGCCCCACGCCCGGCGCCGAGGACTGGTACCGGGGGCCGGCCGGCAGCACCGCGGCCTTGTGGGACGCCGAGGCGCCGGCCTGGGGGGCCCAGCCCCACGTCACCCTGCAGGACATCTCCGACTTCTTCCGGCGAGGAGGGGgcggcctggggagggggctgtga